In Zingiber officinale cultivar Zhangliang chromosome 3B, Zo_v1.1, whole genome shotgun sequence, a single window of DNA contains:
- the LOC122056370 gene encoding nuclear pore complex protein NUP155-like, with product MSPSASAGTSPAASTSRRLSKPRSMLASPYSTLPKEISNHGLHFCRVAVCRFTDITTMTIQIILCEALSRGGVAEACSVVKRVGSNIYTGVEGRLSLEIIYLHLEMAASVKFVFSPQLFFIKVQLFC from the exons ATGTCACCGAGCGCATCGGCAGGGACGTCGCCGGCCGCCTCGACCTCGAGGAGGCTATCGAAGCCTCGCTCTATGCTAGCCTCCCCCTACTCCACCCTCCCCAAAGAG ATTTCCAATCATGGACTTCACTTCTGTCGAGTTGCAGTTTGTAGATTCACTGATATTACTACTATGACAATCCAG ATTATTCTGTGTGAAGCTCTTTCTAGAGGTGGAGTTGCAGAAGCATGTTCTGTAGTAAAGAGGGTCGGTTCAAATATCTATACTGGAGTGGAGGGTCGCTTGTCTTTAGAGATTATTTATCTTCATCTTGAAATGGCTGCTTCAGTAAAATTTGTGTTCTCACCCCAATTGTTCTTTATTAAAGTTCAACTTTTCTGTTAA